Part of the Geobacter pickeringii genome, ATCGTTGGTATGGAGCGTCGAGAGAACCATGTGACCAGTCAAGGCCGCCTTGATGCCGATCTCTGCGGTCTCGAAGTCCCGGATCTCGCCGATCATGATAATATCCGGATCCTGACGAAGGAAGGAACGCAACGCCGCCGCAAAGTTGAGCCCGATATCCTCGTGCATCTGCACCTGGTTGATGCCGGCGAAGTTGAACTCGACCGGATCCTCGGCGGTGGAGATATTCTCGGTGACCTTGTTGAGCTCGGAGAGGGCCGAGTAGAGGGAAACCGTCTTGCCGCTCCCCGTAGGGCCGGTAACGAGCACCATGCCGAACGGTTTATGGATGGCCTCCTGAAAATGCTGCAGCGCATCGGGCTCATAGCCGAGCTTTGTCATGTCGAGTTGGAGGTTGGACTTATCCAGAAGCCGGAGTACCACCTTCTCTCCAAACAGTGTCGGAAGCACCGAAACGCGGTAGTCCATATCCTGTCCGCCACCGAGCTTGATCTTGATCCGTCCGTCCTGGGGAAGCCGCCGCTCCGCAATGTCGAGCTCAGCCATGATCTTGATCCGGGAGGTGATGGCGTTCTTGAGCTTCAGCGGGGGTTTCATCACCTCGTACAGCACGCCGTCGATCCGGTATCGGACCCGGAAGCTCCGTTCATAGGGCTCAATATGGATATCGCTCGCCTTTTTCTTGATGGCGTCGGTCAGAATCAGGTTCACGAGCTTGACGACCGGAGCATCTTCGGTGGCCCGCTCCAGCGAAGAGACGTCGACATCCTCATCATCGCCGACGACCTCAAGATCATCCATTTCCAGATCGTTCATGACATCGGCCAGAGACGCCGACTGGTCATAATACTTGTCGATGGCGGTCTTGATGGCCGTTTCGGAGGCAACCACCACCTCGACGTTATAGCCGGTCATGAACTTGATGTCGTCAATGGCGAAGATGTTGGAGGGATCGCTCATGGCGATGATCAGGGTGGCACCCGCCCTGTTCACCGGAACGATCTGGTATTTCTGAGCTACATCGGCAGGGATGATCTTGACAACGGACGGGTCGGCCTCGAACTCGCTCAGATTGATGGAGGGAACCCCGTACTGCTTGGACAGAAACATCGTCAGATCAGGCTCCGCAATGAGACCATTTTTAATAAGAATGGAACCAAGCCTGACCTGTCCCCCGGAACTCTTCTGTTCTTCGAGGGCTTTGGTGAGCTGCTCTTTGGTTATAATGTTATTTCGAACCAGGAGTTCTCCCAGTCTGCTGGCCTGCATAGACACTCCAGTGTAAAATCGGATTCAATCGTAGGGCGACAAAAAACCAATGTCAAGAACTGGTTAGCGCCCCAAGGCAGCCCAAATACGACTCTTCATGACGCCGGATGGCGGCACCTTCCCCGTCCAGATCTCAAGGGAACACTCCCCCTGAGCCACCAGCATCCCGATACCATTTGCACACCGCACCCCTTGGCGGCGTGCCTCCTTGAGCAGAGGGGTCTCCCAGGGGGCGTAGACCATGTCGTATACCGACGCATCGGGCTTCAGGAGGGAGAGATCGAGGCCTTCGAAGACCGTATCCCCCATCCCGACGGACGTAGTATTGACGAGAAGGTCAACTTTTTGGATCTCATCGGTAACAGACGGAGAACCAAGGCCGAACGCAGCAATTTGCGTGCCGCTGAAAAAACTGCGAAACTCCTCCGCGAGCCCCTCCCCCCGTTCAGCGTTCCGGTTGGCAATGAGAACCTGCGCAGCCCCTGCCCGGCAGAGCGACGCAAGCGCCGCGCGCCCCGCCCCCCCCGCTCCCAGAAGAAGGATTCGCGCGCCGGCAGGATCGAATCCCAGGTCATCCCGGAGCGAGTTCAAAAAACCGACTCCGTCGGTATTGTAACCGACGAGGTCATCCCCTTCCCGTTTCACCGTATTGACGGCCCCGATCAAGGCCGCTTCGGGCGCAAGACGGTCGAGGCAGGGGATCACCGCCGTCTTGTGGGGGATGGTGACGTTAAATCCCGCAACCCCCAGCGCCCTCATTCCCCCAATGGCGGCGCCGAGTCCCTCCTCCCGAACGGGGAACGGCACATAGACATAATCGAGCCCCATCTCTTCCAGCGCCGCATTCTGCATGAGCGGGGAAAGGGAGTGCTCCACGGGCCAGCCGATGATGCCGAGGATCCTGGTTTTTCCGGAAATGGTCATGGTCAACGAATCCCGTATGTGGCAAGCAGCTGACTCACCTGCGGGGCCAGCTCGGGGGAAATCGTCGCCGCCTCCCGCAATTCGGCAACCCCCTCTTCGCCTCGGCCGAGACGCAACAGCGTCTCCCCCCCCTCTATCCTGCTGCTCGCATAGATCAGTATCGCCTTGCCGGTGTCCAGATCACGGAATCCCATCTGACTCGTGTATCCCCGAACGCTGTACATCCCCCACACACCATTGTCCGGCGGGATCAAGGACGATGCCCCTCCCTTGACCAACTGGTAGCAGATTCCCCGCTGCTTCAGGCCGTACTCCGTAAACGGCATGGAATAGCGGGTTGAAAAATCGACAAAAACCGGACGCCGGTCGATCTGTTCGGCAATGGCAAGCTTCAGCGCCGCATCGGCAGCAAGGGAATCCGCCGGAACGGAACGCAGAAGGCTTCGGCCGAAGAGGTGGGGAAATGCGTCGAGATACCACCCAAACACCAGATGGGGCGTGTGGAGCAGATCAAGATCCTCGCGCATCCGCTCGGCCCCCTGGAGGTACCAGAGCGGGAACGCGCCACTGTCACCCCACGTGAACAGAACGCTCCCCTGCTGGAGGGAACGGAAGGTGTTGCTGGCGTAATCAAACGCCACGTAGTTTTCGCTCTGGTCATTCTCGTAGTAGTTGAGAGCGCAGATGGCGGAGGGAAGAACGAGAAGGAACACCGCGACCAGAATCTTCACCGGCAAAGAGGCCAGCTTCTCCCGCACGATGCCCGCCATCCCCTTCGAGAGCAGCCAGTGGAGCCCCAGCCCGACGAATACGGCGGTCAACAGGTACAGGGGGGTAAAGAATTCCTCGGTCAGGAATATCATGTCGGTTGGAGCATTGAAGTAACCGACAATGACGAGGAGGGAACAGACCACACCGAAAAGATACGCCAGCACCTCGTCGCGGCGGCTCTTCAGCGAGACGAAGGCACCGATCAAAAACAGTACAAGCCCGGCCCAGGTGAACTCCCGCGGGATATTGAAGGCTGCCAGCTGCTGCCAGAGAAGAGGCAGGTCCCGCACGGGGGGCTCGCTCGGGTATCCCTTGCGCAGCAGGTCCCAGAGGAACTGGTCCAGCGTCTTCGGGTCACCCCAGTTGAGAAGGGGGGAGCGGATCGCCCTGAGCGGGAGGTGAAGCTGAATTGCGAATCCGAAGATGCCAAAGGCAATCGCGATGATGATCTCTTTAACCCTTCCGATGAGGCGCCACTGCTTTGAGAGGATCAGCCAGCCGTAGGCAGGAAGAAGAAGAACGATGGTCTGGTGCGCGCCGGTGGCGAGCCCGCAGATGAAGGCTCCCAGATAGACATAGTGCGGACACTCCTCCCCCCGGTCAAAACGCTCGCGCCAGCGGAGCAGCAGATAAAAGACAACCGCCGCCATGAACGAGACGAGCGGATAGGGTTTGTCGTGGTTCGATTGGAGCCAGAGACGGGCCGAAAAGGCAAAGGTGAGTGCCGCAGCAAGGGAGCATCCCCCGAGGAGGTATGAGGAGCGTGGCTTGCCAGAGGTCTCCGCTTCATGGCTCAGAAGGTAGCGGGTAATGAAGTAGACGCCGAAGCAGGCAGCGGAGGCGGAAACGGCAGTCGCCATATTGGCGCGTAAGGCGATGTTACCGAAGGGGAGCCAGGTAAAGGGCTTGGCGTAATTGATGAAAAGAGGATATCCCGGTGAATGGGCTATGCCGAGGGAATGGATGGCGGTCAGAAACTCGCCGCTGTCGAAGAAGGTGACCGATGGGGCGAGGGTTAGGAGGTAGATCAGCAGAGGCAAGATGACCGCCAGTACTGCGAAGGGATCGACACGCCGAAAGAAGGATGAAAGCATATCAGCTGCCTCGTGTTGCAGAATTCAGAGCAACGGCTAGATAGCCGTTACCCAAATCGGTCCGATAGAAACAACGCTGCAGGAGATAGAACAGAAACATTGTAAAATCGTTGAACAAAAGTCCAAAGAGGATTTCCCCTCCCGGAAGAAGTTTCATTCCACCGCTTTTGGCCGTGCGCTCCTCAATCACCTCTTCCTCCCGGATTTTGCCAGCCACGGCGTGATCGTAAAAAGGTTTCATAAGGTTGTAAATCGGCACTCCGTAGGAATAAATCAAGAGTGGCTTAAACCCGGCCTGTTCGAGAATCTGCCAGAGCTGATCTCGTTCGTAACGCCGGACATGACCGCAGAGTTCGTCGTTGTCACCCCATTTGGCCATATGAGCAGGCACAGTCAATAGCAGGTGCCCTCCCTCAACGATCCTTTCCCTGAGCCCGAGGAGAAATGCTACATCATCGAGGCAGTGCTCCAAGACCTCTGATGCGATCACCACCTCAAACTGCTCGTCAATCTCGCCAAGCTCCGTCTGTTCCACAAAAAAACAGGAGGGATTAACCTTCAATCGGGCCGTAGCCACTGCTTCTGCCGAAAGATCGATTCCTCTGCCGGTGTAGCCGCGTTTACCCAACTCCCGAAGAAGATCCCCTGCGCCGCATCCAACCTCAAGTACACTCCGCGCGGAGATACGCGCCAGAACGTCGAGGATGGCCCGACGTTTGACGAGATAACTGGGGGTCGGGTACCACGTGAGCAAATTAGCGAGGGTATGTGTCTCTGTCACGTGGAAGAGTTGCTCCGTAATGTTTTCAGAGGAACCTTGCCGCGCCAGATGCAGAAGAGTCCGGCAACAATCACCGGGAAAAAATTCACGGCATGGACGACAATTGCCACACTCAGAGCCATTTCGCGCTCAACACCGAACGCGAGAAGCCCAAAGGTGCAGGCGGCATGGTAGGTACCAATAAAGCCGGGCGACGCGGGAACCATCACCGCGAAGACGAGAAGGACCAGGATGAAGACCGACGCCGTAAGTGGCAACGAAATGCCAAAGGCCCGGAGCCCCAGGTCCACCGTCACCGTCGCGATCCCCCACGTCACCAAGGATGTCCAGCAGAGCGCCCACAGATCTCGGGGATGCTTTGACAGTCTGATTCCCCCGATAAAGGCGCCGACGAGCGGGATCACCCGTTCGGCGAATCGCCGGGGAAAGGGTCTCAGACAGAGCTCAAGGAAACGGAGCGTGCCGGTCGTGTTCCGCTTGAGCAGGAGCAGAACGGCAATCGCAACCAGATAGACGGCCAGAGTAATCCACCCCCCCATCACGAGCCCCCGCTGGGCGGCCTCGCTTCCCACCGGAAATCTGACGCCGAAGAGCGCGATCAGCAGCAGCAACAGGACGGTGAAGCCGTCCAGCAGCCGATCGAGCACCAACGTGGCAAAAACGGCGCTCCCCTCGATCTGTTCGCGCTCCGCAAGGGAGTAGGCGCGGACGAACTCTCCGAGCCGCGCCGGGAGCAGGTTGTTCGCCATATACCCGATGAGGGTCGCCGAGAAGAGGTTGCCGAATGCGGCCTTTTTCAATGGCGCCACAAGATACTTCCAGCGTACGGCGCGAAAGAAGTAGCCAAGGAAGGTGGCAAACACCGCCAGGGACAGATACCGCGCGTCGACGCGGCGCAGGGCCGCGAGAAGGTGCCGACCGTCGACATGCCGGAAGAGGACGACAAGCAAGGCGGCGCTGACCGCAAGGCCGAGCCAGAATCGGGCGTCCCTGAGCGTCCCTTTCACGCCGAAACCCCACCAAGATATTCCCGGTATTCGATGATGGTGACATCCGCCAGAATGGAGCGGCACGTCGCCACATCGTCGGCAATGCCCCGCTTCAGCTCCTCGATCCCGGCAAAACGCCGCTCGTCGCGGACCCGGTCGATGAAATATATCCGGATTTCCTCACCATAGATGTCACGGTCAAAATCGAGGATGAAGACTTCGATGCTTTCACGCTCGTTGTCGAACGTGGGATTGTTGCCGATGTTGCACGCCCCGTCGTAAAAGACGGTGCCGATCTTTACCTTGACGGCATACACACCGGCCCGGGGAATCAGCTCTTTTTCCGTGGCGAGATTCGCCGTGGGAAAGCCGAGATCCTTGCCGCGGTGCAGGCCCTGAATCACCCTGCCGCCAATGGAGAAGTGACGGCCGATGAGCCGGACCACTCCGCGCACATCTCCCTCGGCGACCATGCGGCGCACCGCGGTGCTGCTGTAGACGGTTCCCTCGCCGGAAATCTGCTCGAGAACCTCCACCTCGAACCCGAGCGTCTCCCCCAGGCGGCGGAGCAGCGCCACATCTCCCTCGCGGCGCCGGCCAAAGGCATAGTCCGAGCCGATGATGAGCTTGCGGATGCCGATCCGGCCGACGAGAATCTCCTTGACGAACGCCTCGGCGCCGATTGCGGCGAAATCAGCGGTAAACGGCACCGTTATCAGATAATCGATCCCCGATGCCTCGATGAGAAGTTCCTTCTCGGCATAGGTATTGATGAGGCGCAACTCCCGGGGCAGCCCGAGCGCCTTGACGGGATGGGGAACGAAGGTGATGACCACCGACGAGCCTCCGAAAGCCTCGGCATCGCGCTTCACGCGGCGGAAGATCTCCCGGTGGCCGAGGTGAACGCCATCGAAGTTGCCGATGGTCACCACCGCTCCAGGAAGCTGTTCCGATATCTCGTCAATGCTCCTGAAAATTCGCATGGCCGGTCGGTTACTCTGCCCCCCCGGCGCTCTCCGCGGCCGGCACCGCCTTCTTCTTACCGAAGATAAGCACCAGCCAGACGCTGATCTCATACATCAGGTAAAGCGGAGCCATGATGACGAACATGGTGATGAGATCGGCGTGGAAGGCGGCGACAACGGAGCTCGCCAGCAGGGCGTAGCGGCGGTTCCGGGCGAGGAAGGAGTAGGTCACGATCCCGAAGCGCGACAGCAGCAGCATCAGGATCGGCAGTTCGAAGATCAGGCCGAACATCAGGATGAGCCGCAGGCAGAAGTTGATGTATGCGCTCATGTTGAACCAGCTGCGCAGCCCCTCGGCCTCGTAGGAAAGCGAAAAGTTGATGATGACCGGCCAGATGATGACCAGGAAGAAGAGTGCGCCGACGCAGAAACTGACGGTGCTCACCGACACGAACGGAATCACCATCCGGCGTTCCTTGCGTGTGAGCCCCGGGGCGATGAAGAGCCAGATCTGGTAGAAGACGATCGGCAGCGCCAGGATGAAGCCGGCAATGATGGAAATCTTGCACTGGACGAAGAACGGTTCGAGGGGGGCGCTGTAATTGAGCATCCGCTCTTTCGGCGCCTGCTTGACATCCTTATCGAGCTCGAACTGCCGGTAGACCGCGGGATAGCGCTTGCCGATCTCGTCATAGGCCCGTTTTTTAATATCGGTCAGGTAGGTCTGGCCGGTCAACGGCTTCGTGACAAAATTAAGGATGCGGCCGGAAAGGTTCCAGGCGAGCCCCATCCCGATGACGACCGCGATGACGATTACGATAAGCCTCTTGCGAAGTTCGGTGAGGTGCTCGAGAAACGGCTGGACCGTCTGGGTTTCTTCAGTCATTCACATTCCTTTTGCGTCTGGTCTAAATCCTTATGACAGTAGCACAGCCCCGCGAAGGTGCGCAACCTCTTTCACCGGCGCCGTCTACCGCGCCCGCCCCCTTTCGGTGCACCTTTACGCCCGTCAGCCCCATCCGATTTCCTGCGCTCGGCAAATCCTTTTGGCAGCTTTCCCCTGATCGGCACACGCGTGAACTCATCGGCCGCCTCGCTGCGCTTCCGGACCTCGTGAAGCCCCGCCAGCACAAACTCGACCTGCTTCCGCTCCAGGCTGGCCCCGGCGACGGTGACCCGGACGCGATCGCCGATCCGGTACATCTCCCGGCTCCGTTCCCCCACCAGGGCATGCTGCTTCTCGACGTAGCGGTAAAAGTCGTCCCCCATGGTCGACACGTGAACCATCCCTTCCACGAAGAGATCCACAAGCTCTACGAAAAAACCGTAGGAGGAGACGCCGGTAATGTATCCGTCGAAGGTCTCGCCAATCCGCTCCCGCATGAACTGAACCTTCTTCAGGGCAACGATTTCCCGCTCCGCCTCCATCGCCACCCGCTCCCGCCGGCTCGTCTGCTCGGCCGTTTCGGGGAGGGTCGACTCAAGGCGCTCGACATCCTTCTCCGTCAGCTTTCCCGCCAGCACCCCCTTGAGTATCCGATGGACAACCAGGTCGGGATAGCGGCGAATGGGAGAGGTGAAATGGGTATAGCAGCGGGCGGCAAGGCCGAAGTGGCCGAGGTTCTCATGACTGTAGCGTGCCTGTTTCATGCAGCGCAGCAGCACCTCATTGATCATCCGCTCCTCGGGTTTCCCCTCGGCCTCGTCGATGAGCCGCTGGAGTTCCGCCGGATCGACCTTTCCTTCATCCAGCCGGAAATGAAAGCCGAAATTGAAGATAAACTGCTGGAAATCTGCAAGCTTGACCGGATCGGGTGGCTCGTGGACACGGTACAGCGAAGGGATCTGCCGTGATTCGATATGTGATGCCACCGCCTCGTTAGCAGCCAGCATGAACTCTTCGATGATGCGATGGGCAAGGTTTCGCTCCGCCCTGACAATCGCCTCGGTATGCCCCTGGAGATCGAGCACGATCTGGGGCTCGGGAAGATCGAAGTCGATGCTGCCGCGCTTGCGCCGCTTGGCCATAAGCCGCTCGGCAAGCTCCTTCATCACGGTGAGGTCCGCCACAAGGTGGCTGTTGGCCTCGATCGTTTCGGGATCCGCATCAACGAGGATCTTGCGCACGGTGGTGTATGTCAGACGTGCCGCACTCTTGATGAGGCTCGGATAGAACGATGCCTCCTTGAGCGTGCCAGCCCGCGTGAACAGCATCTCGGCGGTGAGGGTGAGGCGCTCGACCCGGGGATTCAGGGAGCAGATGCCGTTGGAGAGTTCCTCCGGAAGCATCGGGATGCAGCGGTCGGGAAAGTACACCGATGTCCCCCGCTGGTACGCCTCACGGTCCAGCGGCGAACCGGGGCGAACGTAGTGCGACACGTCGGCGATGGAGACCCAGAGGCGAATGTTGCCTGCCTGCTCCTTCCGGACCGAGACGGCGTCATCGAAATCGCGGGCGGTCTCGCCGTCGATCGTTACCGTGAGGTGCTTTCTGAGGTCGATGCGTTTGCGGACCTCTCCTTCACCCACCTCCTGCGGAACGGCACGGGCTTCGGCAAGAACATCGGGAGGAAACTCGAAGGGGAGCTCGTACTTGGCCACAATGGTCCGCACTTCGACTTCCGGGTCATCGGGATTGCCGAGGACCTCGATGATTTTCCCCTCGGCCTTCGTGCGCTCGGAAGGATACGCCGTGATTTCGGCCGTCACCACCTGCCCGCTGCGGGCCCCGCTCGACCACTTCTGGGGGATGACGATCTCGTGGGAGATGCGGGTTTCATCCGGAATAAGAACCCCCCCCCCTTTTAGTGCCTCGAACCGGCCCACAATCTTCTTGACGCCCCGTTCAATCGTTCGGACGATCCGCCCCTCTTTCTTTCCGCCCCCCTTCACGAGCTCGACACGGACCTCCACCAGATCGCCGTGCATGTTTCCCCGAAGCGAGCGGGCCGGAATATAGACGTCATCCCCTCCCCCCTCGGGAGTAACAAAACCGTATCCGTCACGGTGGCACGAAAGACGGCCAGTAACGAGGTTCTGTGCATCGGCAAGCCCGTATTGGTTCCCCCTGAGCTTCACCAGCGCCCCGTCGGACACCAGGCGGTCCACGAACTCCTTGAAATTCAGGCGGTGCGCTTTTGAAACGCCGAAAGCCTGCATCAACTCCCGAAACGCTACCGTCCCACCCTGTTCGCGGATGAACCGCACCACTGTTTCACGCTTTTGTTTCATCTCATGATTCCTTTGTCGGCAAAGGTCCAAACCGGGCTACTATGCATAGTTTGTCAGGTCATTGTCAATCAGTATACCGCAGCGGATCGCGCCAAAAACCCTTTGATTTTTGTCGCAGATTGCGGTTACTATTCTCCCTGTCAATTGCCGGCCGGCGGGGATGGGCCGGCATTTTGCTGTCTGCTCTTTACCCCGCGCAGCCCCGAATCGTCACCGTCGTCTCCGAAAACTCCCGAACTACCCGTAAGGATTTGCCTGCCATGCTGTCACGAACCTTTCTCGCTCTCATTCTCGTACTTACCCTTGCCGTTTCAGCCTCGTCGCAGAATCTCCTCACCCTCTCCGACTCTTCACTGCGCAGGGCGGCCCAGCAGCTCAAGGTAAAAGAGTATCGCGGCGCCTGGACCACCGCCCTGTCCGCGCCGGAATCGCCGGAGCGAAGCTTTATGGCGGGAACTGCCGCCCTCAGGCTTGAGCAGTGGACCGATGCCGCCGAACTTCTCGGTCGTGCAGCCAAGGACCTGCCGCTTCTGGCCGATTATGCCCTTGTCGGACAGGCTGAAGCACTCAAGGCCACGGCCCGCTACGACGAAGCTCTCGGCGCGGTGAACAGACTCATTGCCGCCTGGCCCGAAAGCCCCGTCATTCGCAGGGGGCGGTTACTGCAGGCAGACATTCTCTTCGCTCGCAACAACTTCCGCGAGGCGCTGGACGCCTATGTGCGGTTCATAGAAAGCTACCCGTCAGGAGTCGATTCGCTCACCGCGACTTATCAGGCCGCCCTCTGCCGGGAGGGACTCGGGGATGATGCCCGGGCGGTGCAGGAATTCAGGAATCTCTGGATTACCTATCCCGCATCCTCCGTGGCCGAAAAGGCAGAGGAAAGCCTCAAACGGATCGCCCGCAAGGGGATCGCCGTGGAACCTTACAGCGCCGACGACCTCTTCCGCCGCGGTTGCACCCTCTACAATCTCGGCAAATATGAGCAGGCGCTCAAGGCGTTCGACGCCATTTCGCTCTCGGGACAATCTGCCGATTTCACTCTCAAGACAACGTTCAAATCCGGTCAGTCGCTATTCAAGGCCAGACACTACAGAGACGCTGCGCGGATATTCGCCTCCCTGCTCGACCGCGAACTCAAGCCGGTGCTGGCGGACGACGTCCGGTTCTGGCTTGCCCGGACACTGGACAAATGTGGCAAGGAAGACGAGGCTGTTGCCACCTTCCTGGCAATCCCTGCCAAATCCTCTTCTTCAGAACTTGCCGACGACGCGCTCCTGGAGGCCGCCTTCGTCCGCAAGTTCCAGGGGCGCTACCGGGAACAACTCCCCCTGCTCGAGAAGATTCTCGCCACAAGCTCCGACCCGAAGCTGACTCGCCGTGCTGCATGGGAGGCGGCATGGGCGCGTTACAATCAGGGAGATTTCAAGGGAGCCGCAGAAGGGTTCAAGTCGCTGTTGCCGGCAGCGGATTATCGCGTGAGGGCCCTCTATTGGCATGGCCGCGCCCTCGAATCAGCCGGGGACAGAGAGGGTGCGTCCCGTATCTTTGCCACCCTCGCCGACGAGGAGCCATTATCCTTCTACACCTCATTGTTTCGGAAACATGATGATGGTGCATCCTCCGTCTCTCTCCAAGAGGACATCACCCTGCA contains:
- a CDS encoding transglycosylase SLT domain-containing protein; translation: MLSRTFLALILVLTLAVSASSQNLLTLSDSSLRRAAQQLKVKEYRGAWTTALSAPESPERSFMAGTAALRLEQWTDAAELLGRAAKDLPLLADYALVGQAEALKATARYDEALGAVNRLIAAWPESPVIRRGRLLQADILFARNNFREALDAYVRFIESYPSGVDSLTATYQAALCREGLGDDARAVQEFRNLWITYPASSVAEKAEESLKRIARKGIAVEPYSADDLFRRGCTLYNLGKYEQALKAFDAISLSGQSADFTLKTTFKSGQSLFKARHYRDAARIFASLLDRELKPVLADDVRFWLARTLDKCGKEDEAVATFLAIPAKSSSSELADDALLEAAFVRKFQGRYREQLPLLEKILATSSDPKLTRRAAWEAAWARYNQGDFKGAAEGFKSLLPAADYRVRALYWHGRALESAGDREGASRIFATLADEEPLSFYTSLFRKHDDGASSVSLQEDITLHLPIPLGFERVKTLISFGLHDEARRELAANRKNGTGKKKSTLALARLYLEMDDYASAAALVRSDPPRRITADSLVQWGLLYPRAFRDAVTERAASLGVPEELVFSLMKAESGFAPGVVSPVGAVGLMQLMPTTAKTLVANGAKNGIAARLVEPDFNISLGVRHLRDLLKQYNGNIVSAVAAYNAGSNAVDRWRKSLTYRSEDEFIENIPYYETREYVKKVLAGSALYRRLYRPQVAPPAANAPSPQDFVQTGRDEPDAPPAN